A part of candidate division KSB1 bacterium genomic DNA contains:
- a CDS encoding hydrogenase iron-sulfur subunit, whose amino-acid sequence MPQPKPEIIFYCCEWNPYIAADNAGAHKLQYPATIKIVPVNCSGRITPKLILNAFEHGADGVLIGACGKGECHYISGNKTCEGVVKETQDLLHLSGIDPQRLGFELFSDISGEFFVSVVTRFHEKIVQLGTLAQKEAA is encoded by the coding sequence ATGCCCCAACCCAAACCAGAAATCATCTTCTACTGTTGCGAATGGAACCCGTACATCGCTGCCGATAATGCGGGCGCTCACAAGTTGCAATATCCAGCCACCATCAAGATCGTGCCTGTGAATTGCAGCGGCAGAATTACGCCGAAACTGATCCTCAATGCTTTCGAACACGGTGCTGATGGGGTGCTGATCGGCGCCTGCGGCAAGGGGGAATGCCATTATATATCGGGCAATAAGACTTGCGAAGGCGTTGTAAAGGAGACGCAGGATTTGCTTCACCTATCTGGAATCGATCCGCAGCGATTGGGCTTCGAGCTGTTTTCGGACATCAGTGGTGAATTTTTCGTCTCGGTGGTCACTCGATTCCATGAAAAGATCGTTCAGTTAGGTACGCTGGCGCAGAAGGAGGCGGCATGA